In the genome of Candidatus Omnitrophota bacterium, the window AAAGGGTTTTGATGTCCAGAATTTGAATCTTAACCATTATACAGATAATAAATTGCGGACGGTCCTTCAAGAGCAACCGTTCGACGCGATTTGTACGGGAGGTTTGTTTACGGAAATCAAACCTATTATGACCGTGATCCAGACAACGCGTGATGTGCGGCCCCATGCAAAAATAATTCTGGGAGGCGCTTTGGCCAGCGGGGACCCTGAATTTGCTTTGGAAAAAGTTGGCCCGGATTTTTTGGTATTAGGAGAGGGAGAGGCAACGTTGGCGCATCTTCTGGGTACCCTTAGAGATGGTTTGGATTTAAAAGAGGTTAAGGGGATCGCCTATTTGAAAGATGGCACTATGTTCAAAACGTGCGGCCGGGAACTGATCTCGGATCTGGATAGTCACCCCTGGCCTGATTATGAAGGTTTTGAATACAGGCATCACCTTGATCATCATTATGAAAAGGATTCATGTTTTGAAACGGTGATGGATCCTGCAAAACGGCGTATCGCCAACATCATTACGAGTAGAAATTGTGTGGCCAAATGCACTTTTTGCTATCGGTTGATGACGGGCGGCCATCGGGTTCGCACCATTGAGAACGTTATGAAAGAAGTCAAGTTTTTGATGGATGAATACGGTGTTAATGAAATCAATTTGATCGACGAGATGTTTGCCAATGACAAACAACGTATTTACGATTTTTGTGAAGGGATCAAACCGCTCAATGTCCGTTGGCAATGCCAGTTGAGATGCGGCGTTATTGATGAAAATGTGTTAGCGGCAATGAAAGACGCCGGTTGTCGTTATATCAGTTATGGATTTGAAAGCGCCAGTAAAGAGGTTTTAAAAAGTATGAAAAAAGGGCTTCACCCGACACAAATTGACAATGTTATCCGTTGGACATTAAAAGCAGGCATCACGATCCAAGGGAATTACATATTCGGGGACCCGGCCGAGACTTTAGGGACGATGGAAGAGACCCTTCGTTTCAGGCGGAGATTCCCGGCGCTTAATTTGGGGATGTTTATGATCATCCCCTATCCCGGGACAGTCCTTTACCACGATTTAAAGGCAAAGGGAAGGTTTGAAAACCTGTATGATTTTTACATTAACCCAAGTTCGGTGTTTCAGGGCAGACCCTTGAATATGACTAAATTGTCCGAAGACGATTTTGATTATATGTGTAAGAAGGTTTGGCATGAGGGAATTGTCTCGGTTGCTTATACAAAGATCCTCGGATCCAAACATCTTGATAAAATGACTTCATTGGTCAGTTATAAATGTCCCCATTGCTTAGAAATGCATAAAGACATACCGATAACATTTTCTGGCAATGATGCGGAAACCCGTTTCTGTAAAAAATGTCTTCAGAGAGTGCATATAAAGAAATCATCCGTGTATTTTGATCTATATGCCAAACTTCGCGAGTTTTATCACTACGCCATAGTCACCCCGGTCCTTATTCATCCAAAAGTTTATAAGACATGTAATCCTTTAATCAATCTTTTTAAAGGAACCGGAAAGATCGGGAAATTGATCAAACTATGCTTAAAGACAAGCAGACCTAAGGTGGTCCCTAAATTTCAAACTACGGCTTTAGAATTGCAAGGAGAGCTGGTGGCGTCTAAGGCATGATCCTGATGTGATTCCTTTTGGCGCCAAACGGACTTGACCCCACCCCACCAATTAAAGCCATTTGCATGTAGAGTTTCCTAATAAGGGTAAACTAACCCAACAAGGAGGCTTTGCATGGCAACGCTACACCCCCGAAAACAGATCATTGAAGTCTTAAAAGAGG includes:
- a CDS encoding radical SAM protein; translated protein: MKILVVVPKYEPDIEKTGAPYFLPLGLMYVSSYLKQKGFDVQNLNLNHYTDNKLRTVLQEQPFDAICTGGLFTEIKPIMTVIQTTRDVRPHAKIILGGALASGDPEFALEKVGPDFLVLGEGEATLAHLLGTLRDGLDLKEVKGIAYLKDGTMFKTCGRELISDLDSHPWPDYEGFEYRHHLDHHYEKDSCFETVMDPAKRRIANIITSRNCVAKCTFCYRLMTGGHRVRTIENVMKEVKFLMDEYGVNEINLIDEMFANDKQRIYDFCEGIKPLNVRWQCQLRCGVIDENVLAAMKDAGCRYISYGFESASKEVLKSMKKGLHPTQIDNVIRWTLKAGITIQGNYIFGDPAETLGTMEETLRFRRRFPALNLGMFMIIPYPGTVLYHDLKAKGRFENLYDFYINPSSVFQGRPLNMTKLSEDDFDYMCKKVWHEGIVSVAYTKILGSKHLDKMTSLVSYKCPHCLEMHKDIPITFSGNDAETRFCKKCLQRVHIKKSSVYFDLYAKLREFYHYAIVTPVLIHPKVYKTCNPLINLFKGTGKIGKLIKLCLKTSRPKVVPKFQTTALELQGELVASKA